The following coding sequences are from one Ornithodoros turicata isolate Travis chromosome 1, ASM3712646v1, whole genome shotgun sequence window:
- the LOC135378783 gene encoding histone H2B-like yields KQTNKNAGKAQKNVRATDKKKKRRRKESFSIYIYKVLKQVHPDTGVSSKAMSIMNSFVNDTFERIAAESSRLAHYNKRVSPITSWEIQTAVRLLLPGELAKHAVSEGTKAVTKYTSSK; encoded by the coding sequence aaacaaacaaacaagaatgCCGGCAAGGCGCAGAAGAACGTCCGTGCCACggacaagaagaagaagcgcaGGAGGAAGGAGAGCTTCAGCATCTACATCTACAAAGTCCTGAAGCAGGTACATCCGGACACGGGCGTTTCCAGCAAGGCCATGTCCATCATGAACAGCTTCGTGAACGACACCTTCGAGCGCATCGCTGCCGAGTCCTCACGCCTGGCGCACTACAACAAGCGGGTATCTCCCATCACCAGTTGGGAGATACAGACCGCCGTGCGCCTGCTGCTGCCCGGCGAGCTGGCCAAGCACGCCGTGTCCGAAGGTACCAAGGCCGTCACCAAGTACACGAGCTCCAAGTAA
- the LOC135378782 gene encoding histone H4-like codes for MSGRGKGGKGLGKGGAKRHRKVLRDNIQGITKPAIRRLARRGGVKRMSGPIYEETRGVLKVFLENVIRDAVTYTEHAKRKTVTAMDVVYALKRQGRTLYGFGG; via the coding sequence ATGTCAGGCAGAGGAAAAGGTGGCAAGGGTCTCGGCAAAGGAGGAGCCAAGCGTCATCGCAAGGTTCTTCGGGACAACATCCAGGGCATCACCAAGCCTGCTATCCGCCGTCTGGCTCGCCGCGGTGGCGTGAAGCGCATGTCTGGACCCATCTACGAGGAGACCCGCGGAGTGCTCAAGGTATTCCTGGAGAACGTCATCCGCGACGCTGTGACTTACACCGAGCACGCCAAGCGCAAGACGGTGACTGCGATGGACGTCGTGTACGCCCTCAAGCGCCAGGGCCGCACCCTCTACGGCTTCGGTGGCTAA
- the LOC135378778 gene encoding histone H2A-like: MSGRGKGGKAKGKSKTRSSRAGLQFPVGRIHRLLRKGNYAERVGAGAPVYLAAVLEYLAAEVLELAGNAARDNKKTRIIPRHLQLAIRNDEELNKLLSGVTIAQGGVLPNIQAVLLPKKTEKKA; the protein is encoded by the coding sequence ATGTCAGGTCGTGGAAAAGGTGGAAAAGCCAAGGGAAAGAGCAAGACCCGGTCCAGCAGGGCAGGGCTCCAGTTTCCCGTCGGTCGTATTCATCGTCTCCTGCGCAAGGGCAACTACGCCGAGCGTGTGGGAGCAGGCGCCCCCGTTTACCTGGCCGCCGTGCTCGAATACCTCGCTGCTGAAGTGCTCGAGttggcgggcaacgccgctcgcgacaacaagaagacgaggatcatcccccgtcACCTCCAGCTGGCCATCCGCAACGACGAGGAGTTGAACAAGCTGCTGTCGGGCGTCACCATCGCGCAGGGTGGCGTGTTGCCCAACATCCAGGCCGTCCTCCTGCCCAAGAAGACGGAGAAGAAGGCCTAA
- the LOC135378779 gene encoding histone H2B, translating into MPPQPSGKAVKKAGKAQKNVRATDKKKKKRRRKESFSIYIYKVLKQVHPDTGVSSKAMSIMNSFVNDIFERIAAESSRLAHYNKRSTITSREIQTAVRLLLPGELAKHAVSEGTKAVTKYTSSK; encoded by the coding sequence ATGCCACCCCAACCTTCGGGCAAAGCGGTCAAGAAGGCCGGCAAGGCGCAGAAGAACGTCCGTGCCAcggacaagaagaagaagaagcgcagGAGGAAGGAGAGCTTCAGCATCTACATCTACAAAGTCCTGAAGCAGGTACATCCCGACACGGGCGTTTCCAGCAAGGCCATGTCCATCATGAACAGCTTCGTGAACGACATCTTCGAGCGCATCGCTGCCGAGTCCTCGCGCCTGGCGCACTACAACAAGCGGTCGACCATCACCAGTAGGGAGATACAGACCGCCGTGCGCCTGCTGCTGCCCGGCGAGCTGGCCAAGCACGCCGTGTCCGAAGGTACCAAGGCCGTCACCAAGTACACGAGCTCCAAGTAA
- the LOC135378784 gene encoding histone H2A-like, with amino-acid sequence MPAGAAKCSPALLSGFGQSVVNLSSVNIMSGRGKGGKAKGKSKTRSSRAGLQFPVGRIHRLLRKGNYAERVGAGAPVYLAAVLEYLAAEVLELAGNAARDNKKTRIIPRHLQLAIRNDEELNKLLSGVTIAQGGVLPNIQAVLLPKKTEKKA; translated from the coding sequence ATGCCGGCAGGCGCCGCAAAATGCTCGCCAGCATTGCTTAGTGGCTTCGGCCAGtctgtcgttaacctctctagcgtcaacatCATGTCAGGTCGTGGAAAAGGTGGAAAAGCCAAGGGAAAGAGCAAGACCCGGTCCAGCAGGGCAGGGCTCCAGTTTCCCGTCGGTCGTATTCATCGTCTCCTGCGCAAGGGCAACTACGCCGAGCGTGTGGGAGCAGGCGCCCCCGTTTACCTGGCCGCCGTGCTCGAATACCTCGCTGCTGAAGTGCTCGAGttggcgggcaacgccgctcgcgacaacaagaagacgaggatcatcccccgtcACCTCCAGCTGGCCATCCGCAACGACGAGGAGTTGAACAAGCTGCTGTCGGGCGTCACCATCGCGCAGGGTGGCGTGTTGCCCAACATCCAGGCCGTCCTCCTGCCCAAGAAGACGGAGAAGAAGGCCTAA
- the LOC135378785 gene encoding histone H3 — MARTKQTARKSTGGKAPRKQLATKAARKSAPATGGVKKPHRYRPGTVALREIRRYQKSTELLIRKLPFQRLVREIAQDFKTDLRFQSSAVMALQEASEAYLVGLFEDTNLCAIHAKRVTIMPKDIQLARRIRGERA; from the coding sequence ATGGCACGTACCAAGCAGACTGCTCGTAAGAGTACCGGTGGCAAGGCACCCAGGAAGCAGCTGGCCACCAAGGCTGCAAGGAAGAGCGCGCCGGCCACCGGAGGCGTCAAGAAACCTCACAGGTACAGGCCCGGCACGGTCGCCCTGCGTGAAATCCGCCGTTACCAGAAGTCCACGGAGCTGCTCATCCGCAAGCTGCCCTTCCAGCGGCTGGTCCGCGAAATCGCCCAGGATTTCAAGACCGACCTGCGCTTCCAGAGCTCCGCCGTGATGGCACTGCAGGAGGCCAGCGAAGCCTACCTTGTCGGCCTGTTCGAGGACACCAACCTGTGCGCCATCCACGCCAAGCGCGTCACCATCATGCCAAAGGACATCCAGCTGGCTCGTCGCATCCGCGGCGAACGTGCTTAG